DNA sequence from the candidate division WOR-3 bacterium genome:
GTTTTTTTCTTCTTCCTTTAACTCCCTTGAAGAATTGGCACACATTACCTCTTTATCAATCAAACCGGCAATACCAACACCACTACCACCGCCCATTACGGTAATATTTGCCTTTGGATTTTCCTTTAAAAACTTCTCTACTAAGGCACTTACTAAATTAACCATCGTATCTGAACCTTTGATAACTAGTGTCTCTTGACGAGGACAATTTAAAAGAAGCAAAAACAAGGCAAATAAAAGAATAAACCGTCTCATCTTTCTCTTTTAGAAGTATCCTTGTAATTGAAAGATAAGTTTCATTAATGTGTGCTTTTCAGCATATTTATAATAGGCGATATTGGGCATTACTTTTAAGTTATCTCCGTAAATAAAGTAATTTAGTCCAAAGGTAAGTCCCCATTCCTTATTAGCATTGCTATCCTTTTTTCTAAAGTCAAATCGGAAAATTGGCTGGATTTTGTCAATTTGATAGCCAAGAATACCATAAAATCCCGTTGGTTTTTTAACCGGTTCTTTTTCCTCCCTACCAATAAGATATTCAAATATTATTGTGAAAGGTGATTTTGTATAACCTGCTTCTAAACCTAATCGAAGATAAGGAAGTAAGTCTCTTATTTCACCAACTCCTTTTTTCCCATAATAAAAGTTTGCACCGATAAAACTTTTTTCTATTGATTTTAATATAAACCTGCCCGAAACATCTTTCCATTCATTATCATCAGTAGGCGCTGTCCTTCCTGTGCCATTTACGAGATTAAGATTTATTTCAAACATCTTTGCTTTATGGAAGAACCCTAAACCGAAATCCCTTGTTGAGACCGGAGACCTTAAAGAAGAAATCAAAGAACCTTCAACAAAATGAACCTTATGAGCAGATGTGGCAACCTCATATCCTAAAAGTTGTTTGAATTTACCTAAACGGACTTCTGTCTCTTTTGTTGGTGTGAGAGCCACATACAAATCATAGGAATACCAGTCCTTACCAGCAATATCAAAGTAAACCTTTCCGTAAAAGATATTTTCGTATTCTAATTTGAAATCTAAATAAGTTCTTGGGATATAAAAAGTATTTGTACGTTTGGTCATATTATCTTGTTTTTCAATAGAAAAGAGATATCCGCTGAGAATATGGGGATTCAAGGTAAGTTTGAACTGGTCTTTCTGATAATCAATCGCGTAAGAAAAGTTGATTAAAAAAATAAAAAAAACCACAACAATTACTTTTTTAACTATTTTTTCTTTCATCATCCTCCCTTGTTAACACTCATTATAATAAAAATTTTTTAAAAATCAATTAAGAAGTTAAAAAAATTTTTAGACCTTAAAGATTAATATTTTATTTTACTATCAGTTTAATAACACCTTTTTCTTTACTTGTCTCTAATACTAAGAAATAAACCCCATTTACTAAATTATTAACTAAGATTTTTAATTTGTGATTACCAGCAGGAAGGTATTGATTGTAAGTTTTTAATAAATAGCCTGAATTATTATATATTTTTAAAACAACATTATCAGAAAGAGAAAGATGGTAATAAATTGTGGTAAAGAAGTTACAAGGATTGGGCAGAACTTTCAAAGATGATAAAATTTTATTTTCTCTTTCTTCTTTCATAAAAACTTGGGGATATCCTTGAAAGGCATAAAATATTCCATTCATATGACCAAAATAAACACGGTGACCAGGACCGATTGCCGGTGAAGAAAAGAAACTCTGGCTTGAAGAAATTGAACGAGAACAGAGAATTTGACCGTTTGGTGAGACCACATAGAAATTTCTATCAGAACCAAGATAAATATTTCCTAAGGCATCAATTGCCGGTGCTGAATAACTGCTAAAACCAGAAAGGAACCAACGAATATTACCATTACGAGAATCAATACAATATAATCTACCAGAAGCATTTATATATACTGTTGATTCATTAGCAATCGCCGGACAACTATAACCAGAAGAAGCAAGATTAGTCTGCCATTTTAAACTACCGTCAGGTTTGATTGCATAAAGAAGATAATTAGAGTAACCAACACTCAAATAAATAACTGAATCATATCCTACTGCCGGTGTGGCGAAATCTGCTTCACCAAGAAGATTATAACTCCAAGCTAGAGAACCGAAAGGATTAAATGCCCAAAGTTTGTTTTGACTTGCCCGAGTAGTTGCTACATAAATTCTGCCATCATGTCCAATTGTTGGCGAAGAATTTACATCTCCTTCTAAATAAAAAGCCCAAACTAAATTGCCAGCAGGGTCTAAAGCATAAAGGCTATCTGAATAACAAGCAAAATATACCTTTCCATCTTTACCAATTACTGGTGAATGACTAATAGAAAGCAAATTATGACTAGGCCAGGACCATAATATCTCACCATTAGAATTAAGTTTTATCAATTTTCTACTTGTCGTTATATATATATTCCCACTGTCATCTAATGCCGGTGTTGAAAAATAAACTGTTGCTCCCAAGGAAGTACGCCACAAAAGTTCACCATTAGAATTTAAACAATATAAATAACCATCCCGCGCACCAAAAATTATCCTTCCTAAATTATCCACTACTGCTGAACCGGAAATTTCAGCACCCACATTATAGGTCCAAGCAATTTCTAAAGAATCGCCGACAATAAAATCAGAACGTCCGGTTCTTTGGGAATCGTGATGATAGCAAGCCCAAGGATGGGTTTGAAAATTTTCACCAAAGAGAACAAAAATTCCCAAAAGAAAGAAAAATATTAAAAACCTTTTAATCTTCATTTTCAACCTCCTTTAAATAACTTTTAACTCTTTTAATAACTTCTTTAACTTCTTTTACCTTCAAAAAG
Encoded proteins:
- a CDS encoding porin, which translates into the protein MKEKIVKKVIVVVFFIFLINFSYAIDYQKDQFKLTLNPHILSGYLFSIEKQDNMTKRTNTFYIPRTYLDFKLEYENIFYGKVYFDIAGKDWYSYDLYVALTPTKETEVRLGKFKQLLGYEVATSAHKVHFVEGSLISSLRSPVSTRDFGLGFFHKAKMFEINLNLVNGTGRTAPTDDNEWKDVSGRFILKSIEKSFIGANFYYGKKGVGEIRDLLPYLRLGLEAGYTKSPFTIIFEYLIGREEKEPVKKPTGFYGILGYQIDKIQPIFRFDFRKKDSNANKEWGLTFGLNYFIYGDNLKVMPNIAYYKYAEKHTLMKLIFQLQGYF
- a CDS encoding PQQ-binding-like beta-propeller repeat protein, translating into MKIKRFLIFFFLLGIFVLFGENFQTHPWACYHHDSQRTGRSDFIVGDSLEIAWTYNVGAEISGSAVVDNLGRIIFGARDGYLYCLNSNGELLWRTSLGATVYFSTPALDDSGNIYITTSRKLIKLNSNGEILWSWPSHNLLSISHSPVIGKDGKVYFACYSDSLYALDPAGNLVWAFYLEGDVNSSPTIGHDGRIYVATTRASQNKLWAFNPFGSLAWSYNLLGEADFATPAVGYDSVIYLSVGYSNYLLYAIKPDGSLKWQTNLASSGYSCPAIANESTVYINASGRLYCIDSRNGNIRWFLSGFSSYSAPAIDALGNIYLGSDRNFYVVSPNGQILCSRSISSSQSFFSSPAIGPGHRVYFGHMNGIFYAFQGYPQVFMKEERENKILSSLKVLPNPCNFFTTIYYHLSLSDNVVLKIYNNSGYLLKTYNQYLPAGNHKLKILVNNLVNGVYFLVLETSKEKGVIKLIVK